The Mus musculus strain C57BL/6J chromosome 2, GRCm38.p6 C57BL/6J genome has a window encoding:
- the Lmo2 gene encoding rhombotin-2 isoform 2 (isoform 2 is encoded by transcript variant 2) has protein sequence MEGSAVTVLERGGASSPAERPSKRRRRSGGARAPEGVRVQAASQPRATKGAPPPPGTPPPSPMSSAIERKSLDPSEEPVDEVLQIPPSLLTCGGCQQNIGDRYFLKAIDQYWHEDCLSCDLCGCRLGEVGRRLYYKLGRKLCRRDYLRLFGQDGLCASCDKRIRAYEMTMRVKDKVYHLECFKCAACQKHFCVGDRYLLINSDIVCEQDIYEWTKINGII, from the exons ATGGAAG GGAGCGCGGTGACTGTCCTTGAGCGTGGAGGGGCGAGCTCGCCAGCGGAGCGACCGAGCAAGAGGAGGCGCAGGAGCGGCGGCGCCCGAGCACCCGAGGGGGTCCGAGTCCAGGCAGCTAGCCAGCCACGCGCCACAAAGGGAGCGCCCCCGCCGCCCGGCACGCCGCCCCCCTCCCCAATGTCCTCGGCCATCGAAAGGAAGAGCCTGGACCCGTCTGA GGAACCCGTGGATGAGGTGCTGCAGATACCCCCATCCCTGCTGACATGTGGTGGCTGCCAGCAGAACATAGGGGACCGCTACTTCCTGAAAGCCATCGACCAGTACTGGCATGAGGATTGCCTCAGCTGTGACCTCTGTGGGTGTCGgctgggagaggtggggaggCGCCTCTACTACAAGCTGGGACGGAAATTGTGCAGGAGAGACTATCTCAG GCTTTTTGGTCAGGATGGTCTCTGTGCATCCTGTGACAAGCGGATCCGTGCCTATGAGATGACGATGCGGGTGAAAGACAAAGTGTATCACCTGGAGTGTTTCAAATGCGCCGCCTGTCAGAAGCATTTCTGTGTAGGTGACAGATACCTTCTCATCAACTCCGACATAGTGTGTGAACAAGACATCTACGAGTGGACCAAGATCAATGGGATCATCTAG
- the Lmo2 gene encoding rhombotin-2 isoform X1, producing the protein MSSAIERKSLDPSEEPVDEVLQIPPSLLTCGGCQQNIGDRYFLKAIDQYWHEDCLSCDLCGCRLGEVGRRLYYKLGRKLCRRDYLRLFGQDGLCASCDKRIRAYEMTMRVKDKVYHLECFKCAACQKHFCVGDRYLLINSDIVCEQDIYEWTKINGII; encoded by the exons ATGTCCTCGGCCATCGAAAGGAAGAGCCTGGACCCGTCTGA GGAACCCGTGGATGAGGTGCTGCAGATACCCCCATCCCTGCTGACATGTGGTGGCTGCCAGCAGAACATAGGGGACCGCTACTTCCTGAAAGCCATCGACCAGTACTGGCATGAGGATTGCCTCAGCTGTGACCTCTGTGGGTGTCGgctgggagaggtggggaggCGCCTCTACTACAAGCTGGGACGGAAATTGTGCAGGAGAGACTATCTCAG GCTTTTTGGTCAGGATGGTCTCTGTGCATCCTGTGACAAGCGGATCCGTGCCTATGAGATGACGATGCGGGTGAAAGACAAAGTGTATCACCTGGAGTGTTTCAAATGCGCCGCCTGTCAGAAGCATTTCTGTGTAGGTGACAGATACCTTCTCATCAACTCCGACATAGTGTGTGAACAAGACATCTACGAGTGGACCAAGATCAATGGGATCATCTAG
- the Lmo2 gene encoding rhombotin-2 isoform 1 (isoform 1 is encoded by transcript variant 1), with the protein MIRSLSLAFEGSAVTVLERGGASSPAERPSKRRRRSGGARAPEGVRVQAASQPRATKGAPPPPGTPPPSPMSSAIERKSLDPSEEPVDEVLQIPPSLLTCGGCQQNIGDRYFLKAIDQYWHEDCLSCDLCGCRLGEVGRRLYYKLGRKLCRRDYLRLFGQDGLCASCDKRIRAYEMTMRVKDKVYHLECFKCAACQKHFCVGDRYLLINSDIVCEQDIYEWTKINGII; encoded by the exons ATGATTCGCTCTCTCTCTTTGGCGTTTGAAGGGAGCGCGGTGACTGTCCTTGAGCGTGGAGGGGCGAGCTCGCCAGCGGAGCGACCGAGCAAGAGGAGGCGCAGGAGCGGCGGCGCCCGAGCACCCGAGGGGGTCCGAGTCCAGGCAGCTAGCCAGCCACGCGCCACAAAGGGAGCGCCCCCGCCGCCCGGCACGCCGCCCCCCTCCCCAATGTCCTCGGCCATCGAAAGGAAGAGCCTGGACCCGTCTGA GGAACCCGTGGATGAGGTGCTGCAGATACCCCCATCCCTGCTGACATGTGGTGGCTGCCAGCAGAACATAGGGGACCGCTACTTCCTGAAAGCCATCGACCAGTACTGGCATGAGGATTGCCTCAGCTGTGACCTCTGTGGGTGTCGgctgggagaggtggggaggCGCCTCTACTACAAGCTGGGACGGAAATTGTGCAGGAGAGACTATCTCAG GCTTTTTGGTCAGGATGGTCTCTGTGCATCCTGTGACAAGCGGATCCGTGCCTATGAGATGACGATGCGGGTGAAAGACAAAGTGTATCACCTGGAGTGTTTCAAATGCGCCGCCTGTCAGAAGCATTTCTGTGTAGGTGACAGATACCTTCTCATCAACTCCGACATAGTGTGTGAACAAGACATCTACGAGTGGACCAAGATCAATGGGATCATCTAG